Proteins encoded by one window of Nocardioides euryhalodurans:
- a CDS encoding DUF3883 domain-containing protein — protein sequence MSSQDSNALLADLIRAGLSRADQLGRARVPLKLYPAEEQEELLALLHAYLWDTAAPYDDDWHRSPGNIMTLWAELLQIGTETRHRLIPLRTDLVKVLTERGLGYRTHPRSVPVLVREYSGPIETPVHPGDPRQTSNTITVGTWGAGFGDAATNRKVELAAEAVVQHHYEAAGWTVTRVAHLKCGWDLTARCDGQERHLEVKGVSSSMPSVLLTRNELRTAENDPDWLLALVTNALTDPTLMEYERQAVTAAADPTVYRVNLAH from the coding sequence GTGAGTTCGCAGGACTCCAACGCCCTGCTCGCCGACCTCATCCGGGCCGGCCTGAGCCGAGCCGACCAGCTAGGCCGGGCACGGGTCCCGCTCAAGCTCTACCCCGCCGAGGAGCAGGAAGAGCTCCTCGCGCTCCTACACGCCTACCTGTGGGACACCGCGGCGCCTTACGACGACGACTGGCACCGCTCCCCCGGCAACATCATGACCCTGTGGGCCGAGCTGCTGCAGATCGGAACTGAGACCCGCCACCGCCTGATCCCGCTCCGCACCGACCTTGTCAAGGTCTTGACCGAGCGAGGCCTGGGCTACCGAACACACCCGCGGTCCGTACCCGTGCTGGTCCGGGAGTACAGCGGCCCGATCGAGACCCCCGTCCACCCCGGCGACCCCCGCCAGACGTCGAACACGATCACCGTCGGCACCTGGGGGGCCGGCTTCGGCGACGCGGCCACGAACCGCAAGGTCGAACTAGCCGCCGAGGCCGTGGTCCAGCACCACTACGAGGCGGCGGGTTGGACAGTGACCCGCGTCGCCCACCTCAAGTGCGGCTGGGACCTCACCGCACGCTGCGACGGCCAGGAGCGCCACCTCGAGGTCAAAGGCGTATCCAGCTCCATGCCCTCCGTCCTTCTCACTCGCAACGAGCTGCGCACCGCCGAGAACGACCCCGACTGGCTCTTGGCCTTGGTAACCAACGCCCTCACCGACCCGACATTGATGGAGTACGAGCGTCAAGCGGTGACTGCGGCCGCCGACCCGACCGTCTACCGCGTCAACCTCGCCCACTGA